A stretch of the Musa acuminata AAA Group cultivar baxijiao chromosome BXJ2-7, Cavendish_Baxijiao_AAA, whole genome shotgun sequence genome encodes the following:
- the LOC103991919 gene encoding FLUCTUATING-LIGHT-ACCLIMATION protein 1, chloroplastic, producing MAFASSQLSFLSGTPLSPPPKRNMKPLVSRSCSMDKDALSEKGEVKLAKLAMVALAAGTLTLGSVESAVAAKSGGRIGGQAFRSAAPRVSGPRINNSRTNIYVNPPVAPPLIGGYGYAVSYYGGWGWSPFMFFAPGPSIAVGVGGGFEVLIVFLVFGAVTAVIRGLLGRRDYEEDD from the exons ATGGCCTTCGCCTCCTCTCAGCTCAGCTTCCTCTCCGGAACCCCACTCTCCCCCCCTCCCAAGCGTAACATGAAGCCACTGGTGTCGCGCAGCTGCTCCATGGACAAGGACGCATTAAG TGAGAAAGGTGAGGTGAAGTTGGCCAAACTGGCGATGGTGGCGTTAGCAGCAGGGACGCTGACGCTGGGATCCGTCGAATCGGCGGTGGCCGCAAAGTCCGGCGGCAGAATTGGCGGCCAGGCCTTCCGATCGGCGGCTCCCAGGGTGTCCGGCCCTCGGATTAACAATTCAAG GACAAACATCTACGTCAATCCCCCGGTAGCACCACCTCTTATCGGTGGCTATGGATATGCTGTGTCGTACTATGGTGGATGGGGATGGTCACCCTTCATGTTCTTCGCACCAGGGCCTAGCATCGCGGTAGGTGTTGGTGGTGGTTTCGAAGTATTGATTGTGTTTCTAGTGTTTGGTGCCGTCACAGCAGTCATCAGAGGACTTTTGGGAAGGAGGGACTATGAAGAAGATGATTAA
- the LOC135617282 gene encoding uncharacterized protein LOC135617282: protein MDDRVGKRAAGEDSRSGIVFRDQNYNDRNIQYRNRLGLGAGHDTERGSLNSTQGKYKYARAPFRSVNCKAVAGRSSRSSSTSSGCGRSFQEQQNQTLLRESTTPESSSKQDEIEDLIDTDVQVSVENLNSDAERGIEGKEGIPTTMECFEPLDSQNISRDTTESNTSVSISKPHKQINGQFGSGYKYASSSSFVRHSGITHRNSSHVGKPTSQRLGSGAERYGLKSLSCKSISDVFPADCPSSDFTHHRSVYAVRKRPSDGESSAARRKDTTAASCGGYAVSMHSGACSSSSSRNQVMHQAVSRKTGNRPTLRDDSVSVRIQRDPIGESQMRLSVQGNDKSLRLYEPFVIPQHQQAQFSMPEELAESSSRSSHALNNSYRQPGSSIRTSRRRVVDHPPSNAMQTFFGLLEDRDGYRHLNMEGVAEVLLALEQIEQNKALTSEQLLMLETSLLFGELSFHDHHRDLRMDIDNMSYEELLALEEKMGTVSTALSEEQLCESLKRSIYRTAHLTIGIAVCGAEEMKCSICQEEYVGEDEVGRLPCEHLYHATCVEQWLRQKNWCPVCKSSALPSHKTG from the exons ATGGATGATCGTGTGGGTAAGAGAGCAGCTGGGGAAGATAGTAGATCTGGCATTGTTTTCAGAGATCAAAATTATAATGATCGAAATATTCAGTATCGCAACAGACTAGGGTTGGGTGCCGGGCATGACACCGAGAGAGGTTCTCTAAATAGCACGCAAGGAAAATATAAATATGCAAGGGCTCCCTTCCGTTCCGTGAACTGTAAAGCGGTAGCCGGAAGGTCTTCCAGATCATCTTCCACTTCTAGTGGCTGTGGTAGGTCTTTCCAGGAACAGCAGAATCAAACATTACTGAGGGAATCAACTACTCCTGAAAGTAGCAGCAAGCAGGATGAGATTGAGGATTTGATCGACACGGACGTACAGGTTTCTGTAGAAAATCTAAATTCTGATGCAGAAAGGGGGATAGAAGGTAAAGAAGGCATTCCCACTACCATGGAGTGTTTTGAACCTTTAGATTCTCAAAATATTTCTAGAGATACAACCGAGTCAAACACCAGTGTATCAATTTCAAAACCGCACAAACAAATTAATGGACAATTTGGCTCAGGATATAAATATGCTTCTTCAAGCTCTTTTGTTCGGCACTCAGGTATTACACATAGGAACTCCAGTCATGTTGGTAAACCCACTTCTCAAAGGTTGGGCTCTGGGGCAGAGAGATATGGTCTTAAAAGTTTAAGTTGCAAATCAATATCAGATGTTTTTCCTGCAGATTGTCCATCCTCTGATTTCACACATCATAGAAGTGTTTATGCAGTAAGAAAGAGACCATCTGATGGAGAAAGTTCTGCCGCCAGAAGAAAGGATACAACCGCAGCATCCTGTGGAGGCTATGCTGTTTCCATGCATTCTGGTGCCTGCTCAAGTTCATCTAGTAGAAATCAAGTAATGCATCAGGCAGTTTCAAGAAAGACCGGAAATCGACCAACCCTCAGGGATGATTCAGTTTCAGTTAGAATTCAGAGGGATCCTATTGGAGAAAGTCAAATGAGGCTATCTGTGCAAGGCAATGACAAGAGCCTTCGGTTGTATGAGCCTTTTGTGATTCCCCAACATCAGCAGGCCCAATTTTCTATGCCAGAAGAACTAGCTGAAAGTTCTTCAAGATCATCACATGCCTTAAATAATTCGTATAGACAACCAGGTTCAAGCATCCGGACTTCTCGAAGGAGAGTAGTAGATCATCCTCCAAGTAATGCCATGCAAACGTTCTTTGGCTTATTGGAAGATAGAGATGGGTATCGTCACCTCAACATGGAGGGAGTTGCAGAG GTGCTCTTGGCACTGGAGCAGATTGAACAAAATAAAGCATTGACATCTGAG CAATTGTTGATGTTGGAGACAAGTTTGCTCTTTGgtgagcttagcttccatgatcaTCATAGAGACCTGAGAATGGACATTGATAATATGTCCTATGAG GAACTGTTAGCACTTGAGGAGAAAATGGGTACTGTAAGCACAGCCCTTTCAGAGGAGCAATTGTGTGAATCTCTCAAGAGAAGCATATACAGAACCGCCCATCTGACCATTGGAATTGCCGTCTGTGGTGCTGAGGAAATGAAATGCAGCATATGTCAG GAAGAATATGTTGGCGAAGATGAAGTAGGCCGGTTGCCATGCGAGCATCTCTACCATGCCACATGCGTTGAGCAGTGGCTTCGGCAGAAGAACTGGTGCCCCGTCTGCAAGTCATCTGCCCTGCCATCGCACAAAACTGGCTGA
- the LOC103991934 gene encoding transcription factor TBF1-like, with translation MAASKAGTHLKEKSSLVSSTHGATDDSRRRRTSKSSVLRSPERETTHPPQRNTSIRSSSDAARRGKSLPQQPSSAISNVSRSHLPSRKPPEKPLLTSHQSQRTPVTSTVKDRASKTSSSIPRATVSSKPVSSADKATRSLRSGGSLPSVRGRSPGSAVPKKKEPTMAVPSTNEKPVIVAEQGRKEAQIHAQEHEPEPVITTKKGVEEAEIHVEEHKHELVVPAEQEQREPQIQVGELDPNETRIDIEPTSTGDQQPDDTNDIVEEKVVEVIEKSDSGQQLNEDGNDDDQDKHKEHDNGNKELLQSSEEKPAAEIIEEPQVEPCEIETTRAATEENEAPVAEPSSSVSEEKSTAVAELSTAKVKPDKKVIDEKGVESPTVMTFKKPAVMQGKKKESQMSNDVIEETRSKLLEKKKSKVRALVGAFETVMSLQDSEGQHGQNQENNST, from the coding sequence ATGGCCGCATCCAAAGCAGGCACGCATCTCAAAGAGAAGAGCAGCCTGGTCTCTTCGACACATGGCGCTACCGACGACTCGCGTCGGCGACGGACCTCCAAGTCGTCGGTCCTGAGATCTCCCGAGAGAGAGACGACTCATCCACCGCAGCGCAATACCTCGATCAGATCGAGCAGCGATGCTGCCAGAAGAGGCAAGAGCCTCCCCCAGCAACCATCCAGTGCCATTTCCAACGTCAGCAGATCGCATCTGCCTTCGAGAAAGCCACCGGAGAAGCCCCTGTTGACATCGCATCAGTCTCAGAGAACGCCGGTGACGAGCACCGTCAAAGACAGAGCATCGAAGACTTCCTCCTCCATTCCTCGGGCCACAGTATCCTCGAAGCCGGTGAGTTCAGCAGATAAAGCAACAAGGAGTCTCAGGAGCGGAGGGAGCCTACCATCTGTAAGAGGGAGGAGCCCGGGGAGTGCCGTCCCCAAAAAGAAGGAACCTACTATGGCTGTTCCAAGTACGAACGAGAAGCCAGTTATTGTAGCTGAGCAAGGTCGAAAAGAGGCACAAATCCATGCCCAAGAGCACGAACCTGAACCAGTTATTACAACCAAGAAGGGTGTAGAAGAGGCAGAAATCCACGTCGAAGAGCACAAACATGAACTAGTTGTTCCAGCTGAGCAAGAACAGAGAGAGCCACAGATTCAAGTCGGAGAACTAGATCCAAATGAGACGCGGATCGACATCGAACCTACCTCGACAGGAGATCAGCAGCCCGACGATACCAATGACATCGTTGAGGAAAAAGTTGTGGAAGTCATCGAGAAATCTGATTCTGGACAACAATTGAATGAAGATGGAAATGATGATGATCAAGATAAGCACAAAGAACATGACAATGGCAACAAGGAACTCTTGCAAAGCTCAGAAGAGAAGCCGGCTGCCGAGATCATTGAAGAGCCACAAGTAGAACCATGTGAGATTGAAACAACAAGAGCTGCCACAGAGGAGAATGAGGCTCCAGTGGCAGAACCAAGCTCCTCTGTGTCAGAAGAGAAGAGTACTGCAGTGGCAGAACTGAGCACCGCTAAGGTCAAGCCGGACAAGAAGGTCATTGATGAGAAAGGAGTGGAGTCGCCGACGGTGATGACTTTCAAGAAGCCTGCGGTGATGCAGGGGAAGAAGAAGGAGTCGCAGATGAGCAATGACGTGATAGAGGAGACCAGGAGCAAGctgttggagaagaagaagagcaaggtGAGGGCTCTGGTTGGAGCCTTTGAGACGGTCATGTCATTGCAGGACTCCGAAGGTCAACACGGTCAAAACCAGGAGAACAACTCAACATAG